One region of Oryza glaberrima chromosome 7, OglaRS2, whole genome shotgun sequence genomic DNA includes:
- the LOC127778513 gene encoding E3 ubiquitin-protein ligase AIRP2-like, which produces MPERSELGRQLPLRGPLKALEADIHHANTMANAIQRNYGGACVQMRLSCSSLAPFFLYLIQWLDCGCCYALPSYLGLFHILICKVYADGDSSVSTYERRASLREFYAIIYPILQQLEGSLIERDLKGKGRCKDIVSRKRLEDWRKLCNKDVEREDECGICMETCTKMVLPNCSHAMCIKCYRDWYRRSESCPFCRGSLKRIRSRDLWVLTNYNDVVDPVTLERENVRHFYSYIDSLPLILPDNIFFFYYDYLL; this is translated from the exons atgCCGGAGAGGTCCGAGCTGGGGCGGCAGCTCCCGCTGAGAGGGCCCCTCAAGGCACTGGAGGCCGACATCCACCATGCCAACACCAT GGCTAATGCTATCCAGAGGAACTATGGTGGAGCATGTGTGCAGATGAGGTTGTCGTGCAGCTCACTGGCGCCATTCTTTCTTTACCTCATCCAGTGGCTGGATTGTGGCTGCTGTTATGCTCTTCCCAGTTATCTAGGCCTTTTTCACATTCTCATTTGCAAG GTTTATGCAGATGGAGATAGCTCAGTATCAACGTATGAAAGGCGTGCAAGCCTTAGAGAATTCTATG CGATCATCTACCCTATCCTTCAACAGCTTGAGGGTAGTTTGATTGAGAGGGACCTGAAAGGGAAAGGGCGATGTAAAGACATAGTGAGTAGGAAGCGGCTCGAAGATTGGAGGAAGCTTTGTAACAAGGATGTGGAAAGGGAGGATGAATGTGGGATTTGCATGGAGACATGCACCAAGATGGTTCTGCCTAATTGCAGTCATGCAATGTGCATAAAATGCTACAGGGACTG GTATAGAAGATCAGAGTCTTGCCCTTTCTGCCGAGGAAGCCTTAAACGAATTCGCTCAAGAGACCTGTGGGTGCTCACAAATTACAATGATGTGGTTGATCCTGTAACTCTAGAAAGAGAAAATGTGAGGCATTTCTACAGTTATATTGATAGTTTGCCTCTTATACTTCCAGATAATATTTTCTTCTTCTACTATGATTACCTACTCTAA